The genomic interval ATCGCGGTTTGACGCGCCAAGATCTGGGCGACTACACCGGAGCCATGGCCGATTTCAATCAAACGATTCAGCTCAATCCCGATCATCCCTTTGCCCATTACGACCGGGGGTTGCTCCATGCGGAGCTGGGGGATATTGAGAGCGCGATCGCCGATTTAGAAACCGTGGCTAGCGCCTGTCTCGACGTCAGCCGCCTGGGCTGCTTTGACGACGCCAAATATCAACTAGAAAAGCTCCGAGCTATTCAGGAAGAAGAACCTTAGCTGCCGCGCATCTGCCGTCGCCCACTGCCCGACCGTTTTTTACCTTGAACGTAGCTGCTAGCAACCGTATCTGCGTTAACCTCAGCAGCCTCAACGGGAGCTAACGGAGCAGCAGCCGTCTGCGGAGACAGCGCCACATAGCTCAAGCCACCCACGCCACCAACTAAAACAGCAGCCAACACTACAGAGAAACGATGCCACATGATGGTATTCCAAATCTGGACAGTTACCTCTTCTCTGTGGCCAAAAAGAATCCAGCTATTTCTGATGTATCAGAAGTAACAAGTTAGTAAACTATTGAGCGGGTTCTTAAAGATTGGGTACAAATACTGCTCAGCCCGTTTTAGCAGTTGACGACCCTAAGCACGGTTGTTAACCTAGCCGCCTTTTGCTGTGCACTGTATACAGAAACGTTCTTTATAGTGAGAATTATCGACGGTGAAACCCAAGGCTCTGCGCCAGCAGGCCACAGCCCTGGCAACATGCCCATCCCAGCAGTTAGGAGCGACCTATGTACAACCTGAAGGCGGTGATTATTGGAGCCGGCATTGGTGGATTGACCACGGGCATCGCCATGCGGCAGGCAGGGTACCAGGTCGAAATTTACGATCGCGCCCAAGAACTGCGACCCGCCGGTGCTGGTATCTCGCTCTGGTCGAACGGGGTCAAGGTGCTTAACCGCCTAGGGCTAGGGGAAAAGCTGGCCGCCATTGGCGGTGAGATGAACGCCATGGAGTACCGCAGCCACACCGATGAATCCCTGAGCTACGTCGATCTGCGCCCCTTGTTTGAGCGGGTGGGCCAACGCCCCTACCCTGTGGCCCGCACCGATCTGCAAACCATGCTGCTCGAAGCCTTTGGCCCCGAGGATGTGCACTTGGGCATGCTCTGCACCGGCGTTGAGCAAGATGAGCACAGCGCCACCGCCATTTTTGAGAATGGGGAGCGGGCGAGCGGCGACTTGGTAGTGGGGGCCGACGGCATTCATTCAGCGGTGCGGACCCATGTGGTAGGGCAGGTCGATCGCCGCTATGCCCGCTACGTCAACTGGAATGGCCTGGTCAAGGCTGACCCTGAACTGTGCGACCCAAACCTGTGGGTACTCTACGTGGGCGACAGCAAGCGCGCCTCGATGATGCCGGTGGGGGGCGATCGCTTTTACTTTTTCTTTGGGGCACCGATGGCTGAGGGCACCCAGGTTGAGCCCACCTACCGCCAGGATGAACTATCAAAAATCTTTCAGGGCTGGCCCGAGCCGGTGCAAAAGCTCATTCAAGCCCTTGACCCAGAGCAGACCAATCGCCTAGAGATTGGCGACATCGACCCGCTAGATTGCTTGGTGAAAGGACGCATTGCCCTCCTAGGCGACTCAGCCCACGCCACCACCCCCACCCTAGGCCAGGGCGGCTGTCAGGCGATCGAAGATGCCGAAGTGCTGACCCGCTACCTGCACACCACCAACATGGGCGTGGCCGATGCCCTCAAGCGCTATGAGGCGGCCCGCAAAGACCGCACCGCCGAGCTAGTGCTCAAGGCCCGCAAGCGCACCAGCATCATCTACGGCTATGTGCCCGCGGCTACCCAGCAGTGGTACAGCGATCTTAAGCAAGAGCCGCCCGAGGCCGTCATTGACGCCCTGGCCAAGGTGATTTTAGCTGGCCCTATGGGCTAGCAAGCGCGTATTGGAACTAGCAGATTGTGAGTCTTCTCAGCGCCATCAGGATTCTGCTAGCAGAATAATCATGTCCTGGGGCTGAAACTCAACGGGCTGATCCTTAGGGGGATTGATCACGACTCCGTAAGATTGGGCTAAGTTTTTGGCACTGGCTTTACGCCGATATCCAATAGCTGATTCTCCCCGCTGTCTGGCCGCTTCTACTACGGTATAAAAATTGACGGGGCGATCGCTGGCTACATAGTGACCAGCTGGTTTGAGGTAAATCTCTGACCCTTCTGGGCTAAAGAGATCGGTCAAGACCGCATTAATATTCTTCTGTTCCGCAACCTGCGCCAGCATGAGGCTAATGAGCTGCTCACTAATGACGAAATCATCTGGGCGGGCGACCTGCGCCAGGGTTTGATTGCGAACATCTAAAAATTCGGTGACGATCTGGCAATCGTGGTGATGGCGATCGCAAATATCTCGCAAATGCAGGAGCGTTACCAGCGTATGGGCATCGGCCTGATCGGTATTGAGGGTCGAATTACACAGCACAACGGCATGGTTATACTTCGTTAGATTGAGGTTTTCTAGCACATCTCGATCGGTAGGATCCCCTTGCTGATAGCTGACCGTTTGTCGTTGAAGGTGCAGCGTTGTCTCTGACAAATTCACCTCTACGGAAGGGAATTCTGCGACAACCATAACGCTTGAACCGGGGGCTACGTATTGATCTAAGAGTTGAATGATCGTCTCGATGCGATCGTTCCAGCCCAAAATTAGCGTGTGCTCGGCGGCGGCTGGGGCGAGCTCAGTTAGTTGAATAGCTTGATAGTCAATTGGAGCGTCTGCTGATTGATTTAGGTAAGTTGTATCGTCATCTTCACTAATGACGATCAGGCGCTCTGAAGGCTGTAAACGCCGCTCATGGGCAGGGTTGAGCTGAATATCGCCATTGACGGTTTGAATGCCAATTACGGCTGATTTGTTGTAGGCCAAAAGCGCCTCACCATAGGTCTTACCACATAGCGCAGGCTCTTCTCGAAAGTAAATTTCGTCGCCGCTAAAGTTCAGTAAATCGATGTAAACTGTTGACAATCCCGACTGTCGACAGGTCTGCACAACGATACGTGAAATCAAGTCGTTAGTTAGTAAAGGCTCTATATCGTCATGGGCAATTAGCTTGAGGACATCTAGGGTTTTTGGGCTTTGTACCTGAGCAACTAGGTGATAGGGTTGGGGGTGCGATCTAGGAATAGTAGTAATCGCCAACAATGTTTTGACTAACTGCGCATCTCCGTGGTCTGCAATTGAATTTAAGATCACGATGGAACGCGCTGTTTGAATATTCACAATGCCCAGATCGGCCATATTGCTAGGGCTGCCGGTGCGGCACACTAAGCGAATCCGAGGTAATTTCCCCAGCACTTCAGCCAGGGCCGTTTCCATTTCAATCTTATCTTTTTCGCTGAGGATGACAATGCAGGTGTTTGAGCGGTTTGCATTAGCCAGCGATAACTCTGAAATAAGGGTAAAAATTTGCAACGACCAACCCAAAATCACAATGTGGTCGGTTTCAATGACGCGCGATCGCCCTTTGCGCAGGTCTTCTAGCTTGGCATCGATGCCGCTGCTGAGCAGACCAATGAGCGTACTGACGACAAAGATGCCGCCAAAGGTGACAAACAGCATGAGCAGGCGAAACCCCCAGCCTGTGTCGCCCCCCACTGCGCCTGAGTCAAGGGTCCGCATCAACACGCCCCACAGAGCTTCGGGAAGATTGAGGCGATCGCTGCCCTCTGGTGCAAGCCCCGAGAGGCTCACCAAAATCGCCATCAGCACAATAAATACTAGGGATAGCAACGCTAGGCCACTGACCAGCGCCACGGTCCCTCGGGCCATGAAGTTGTCAAACCTGTAGCGCAATCGGCCAACAAGCGTGCTGTTGTGTTGTTTGTTGCGAAATATTGAGCGGCTATGAACGGATTTTGACATAGAGGGATTGGCTAACCAGTTGGCATTGAATGTTCTAAGACATTCAGAGTATGCAATAGTTTTCCCGGTTAATTATTGATTGCACCGCCCTGACTTAGTATGTGAGTATAGATTTGGGTGAGGAACGCAGTTCTCCTAAATCAAAATCTATGGATTGTGCTTGCCCACATTGAAAGACGATTGTTCAGACAACGTTGAGCTTGCTACTAAACAGGGATCGTGCTCAGTAGGGTTGCCTTAGTTTCAAATGCATATACTTGTCACCGAACTATTGAAAGTGCTCATCAATTAATTGCTTTGGGCATAGCTCGTTTAAGTAATTATTTTCATCAACTAGACTTCTTGCAAATGACTTAAATCCGGAGACAGTCATGAATTCGATGTGGCTTAGCTTTAGCGACGGCAAATCATAAGAGCTAGTTGATTTATGCTTTTTATCCATAAACACGCTTACATTGTTTACTTGCCTGACTGGAATTTTTATGTCCCCACAATTGTCATAAGCAATAATCCATAATCGCTCATCTGGAATAACAACAAACGGCATGAAAATATGCAATTCATATTCACTCTCAAAAGACTTAATTTGACGATGCTCCTGAGAATATGCGATTAAGCTTGAGATTGATTGAGACCATTTATCGAAAATTTCTGAATCCTTCCCCAAAAAAGAATCACCTTTTCTTATTACTTGATTCACAGATTTACCGCAAAATTCATCAATTCGATATCGCGAAGGATTTGCAATATCAAAGGGATGAAATTTCCCTAACAAGCCATGAACTTGATTTGTCACTTTTGATGTTATGTATTTCTTGGTAGCACAAATGAATATTCTTAGGTTTGATTCAATTTCGGAGCGAGGCAGACAAGATACTAATACAGGACTAAACTCGCTAATATTTTTGCACTCTACCGCAGCGTGCAAACAGATATTGTCTCGACAGTAAGTAAATCGAAAGTCATATTCTCTAGTCTTCTGTGTTGTTGGATCTTCATAAGTGCCTCCGTGAAGTGGAATGATACCGATCCCGGAAAGTGCTTGCTTAACTTGAATTTCAAAAGCAAAGTCAGAGTAACTTAGAATGAATTCTTCGATGTCACTTTGATCAATAGGACGAGGGCTGTTAGGCATCTAGTTTTCTTCAGTAGCAGGATGACTAGCTATGTGGCAAGTGCAATTTTTGCTGGCGGCTTTTGCAAATCTGTCAGAGAAGCCTTTCAGCTTAAGGTTAAAAGTTTTACGTTTAGAGCCGAGCGATCCATGCTTTGGTGGCCCAGGTCAGAGTCAAGGTCTCCCAAACAGATCGAGCTGTTCTGAAGGGTCATAAGCACCTGCCAAATCTTTTGATCGGCGGCGGGGCTTACTCGGTTGAGGCGCTTCACCCCGTAACCCTACGGCGATCGTGCTGTTGCGCTCGATTTCGCGCATCACGTCGCGGGCGCGTTGGATGACAGAGGTGGGTAGCCCCGCCAGCCGCCCTGCCTCAATGCCGTAGGATTTGTCAGCTCCGCCGGGCTGCACCTGGTGCAAAAAGATAATTTGGTCGGGCATTTCTTTGACCGTGACCTGGTAGTTGGCTACGTTGGGAATCAGCGCCGCCAATTCATTCAGCTCGTGGTAATGGGTGGCAAAAATGGTGCGGGCCTCGATCTCGACTGCCAGGTGCTCGGCCACCGCCCAGGCGATGGAGAGACCATCAAAGGTGGCGGTGCCCCGGCCGATCTCATCGAGCAGCACCAGGGATCTGGGCGTGGCGTGGTTCAAAATGTTCGCCGTCTCGTTCATCTCGACCATGAAGGTGGATTGGCCGCTAGCCAGGTCGTCAACGGCACCGACG from Nodosilinea sp. FACHB-141 carries:
- the hpxO gene encoding FAD-dependent urate hydroxylase HpxO: MYNLKAVIIGAGIGGLTTGIAMRQAGYQVEIYDRAQELRPAGAGISLWSNGVKVLNRLGLGEKLAAIGGEMNAMEYRSHTDESLSYVDLRPLFERVGQRPYPVARTDLQTMLLEAFGPEDVHLGMLCTGVEQDEHSATAIFENGERASGDLVVGADGIHSAVRTHVVGQVDRRYARYVNWNGLVKADPELCDPNLWVLYVGDSKRASMMPVGGDRFYFFFGAPMAEGTQVEPTYRQDELSKIFQGWPEPVQKLIQALDPEQTNRLEIGDIDPLDCLVKGRIALLGDSAHATTPTLGQGGCQAIEDAEVLTRYLHTTNMGVADALKRYEAARKDRTAELVLKARKRTSIIYGYVPAATQQWYSDLKQEPPEAVIDALAKVILAGPMG
- a CDS encoding CASTOR/POLLUX-related putative ion channel produces the protein MARGTVALVSGLALLSLVFIVLMAILVSLSGLAPEGSDRLNLPEALWGVLMRTLDSGAVGGDTGWGFRLLMLFVTFGGIFVVSTLIGLLSSGIDAKLEDLRKGRSRVIETDHIVILGWSLQIFTLISELSLANANRSNTCIVILSEKDKIEMETALAEVLGKLPRIRLVCRTGSPSNMADLGIVNIQTARSIVILNSIADHGDAQLVKTLLAITTIPRSHPQPYHLVAQVQSPKTLDVLKLIAHDDIEPLLTNDLISRIVVQTCRQSGLSTVYIDLLNFSGDEIYFREEPALCGKTYGEALLAYNKSAVIGIQTVNGDIQLNPAHERRLQPSERLIVISEDDDTTYLNQSADAPIDYQAIQLTELAPAAAEHTLILGWNDRIETIIQLLDQYVAPGSSVMVVAEFPSVEVNLSETTLHLQRQTVSYQQGDPTDRDVLENLNLTKYNHAVVLCNSTLNTDQADAHTLVTLLHLRDICDRHHHDCQIVTEFLDVRNQTLAQVARPDDFVISEQLISLMLAQVAEQKNINAVLTDLFSPEGSEIYLKPAGHYVASDRPVNFYTVVEAARQRGESAIGYRRKASAKNLAQSYGVVINPPKDQPVEFQPQDMIILLAES